CGGTGACGCCGGCTGAGATCCACCTGACGCGACTGGTCGAGGCGGACGATCCCAACGCAGTAGCCGCGGAGCTGCGAGCCGCCGTGGGTGAGCGAGGAGCCCTCGACCTCGCAGTGTCGTGGAGCCGAGCGATCGACCCAGACATACGGAGCGCCGCGCTGGATCTGCTCGTCGCCGTCCTCGACGCGGCCTGGGAAGCGTCGCCGGAGGTCGGCCCCGCACCCGAGATGGTCCGCCTGGTCATCGAGCAGGCCGGCTCCGTCTCGGTAGACCACGAGAACGAGTACCTGCGTTGGATCGCCGCGCGAGCCCTGCGGCTGGTGGCAGGTCTCGACGAGGACGGACAAGCGACCGAGCTGTTGATGCGCTTCGCCGACGACGAGGACGGCGACGTTCGCCTCCAGGTGTCGTTCCAGCTGGCCTTCTCCCTTGAGGACGACGCCGCACCTGACGACCCGGACGTGGAACTGCTCGTGCGGCTGCTCAGCGACCCCGACCCCGATGTCCGCGACTACGCGTCCTTCGCCTTCACCATCAACTCTGTCGACTCCCCGACCATCCGAGACGAGCTCCTGACCCTGAGCGCGACCTCCGAGGAGCCGGCCGCAGGGCAGGCGGGGGCCGCCCTCGCCGAGCGCGGCGACACCCGGGTGCTCCCGATCGCCGTCGTTTACGTACATGCACGAACAGGCGATGGCCGACCGGCTGCGGGTCAGCGGTCGCGTCGAAAGCCGGCGCCAGCGTGCTCGCCGCTGCTCCCGGTGCCGCTCGTGCCGCTCGTCCCGCTCGTGCGTCGAACTCGCTGACCGGCTGCAGGCGCGCGACGCCCTCGAGTCGTCTGGCGAGGGCGAAGATGCTTGTCCGCGCGACAAGATGGCGGAGTTCGGCATCCGACGGAGGAGGACGACGTGGAACGCGTGACCGGGGTCGGTGGCATCTTCGTGGCGGCGCGCGATCCGGAACGGCTGGCCCGGTGGTACAGCCTCCAGCTCGGGGTCGACCCCGCGCCCGACTCCTACGAGGTGTCCTCGTGGTGGCAGGACGCGGGCCCGACCGTCTTCGCCCCCATTGCCCACGACGGGGAGCACGTCGCCGGCCCCGCGCACTCGTGGTCGTTGAACTTCCGCGTCGCGGACCTCGACGCGATGGTCGAGCAGCTGCGCCGCAACGGTGTCGCCGTTGAGGTCGACCCCGAGGTCTACCCCAACGGCCGGTTCGCCTCTCTGCAGGACCCCGAGGGCAACCCGCTGCAGCTATGGCAGCCCGAGGGCGCCGATCGGCGTGGACCGGTCTGAGCGTCGCCTCTTGGGATAAGCCCGATCCCGACACCGGGTCCTGGCTGCTCGCCCATGGGTGTTTTGCGGTCGTGCTCGTGCTGGTGCTGGTCGCCATCGGTGGCGTCATCGCCGTCCGCTGGCTCGTCAGCCTGTGGTGACGGGCCGACGTCCGCACCACCACACGCCACGACTTCATCAGCACCAAGCCCTCGCCGGCCGGCGAAGCACGTACATGTACTCAAACGAACGTTTGGGTACATGTACGCAGGCTCCCCTGCGGGCGGTGCCTGTCCCGCTCCGTGGTCGGCACGTCTGCGCAGAGCCAGCGGCACGTCCGTGTGGAGTCAGGCCCTCAGTCGAGCCAGCTCGGCAGAGGCGTGCCTGGATGGACGACCGCGATGTTGTCCGAGGACGGGACGAGTACGCCGTCCAGGGAATCACCCAGCACGACGTCGACACGGTCTCCCTCACCGCGGATGGTGATCCGGGGGCACCAGAAGCTGCCGAGGGCTTCGTCCCACGGGACGTAGTGGAGATCCACACCCGTGACGCGCCCGCCGACCATCGGCGCCCAGCTCGGGGCATGCTCCCCCACGTCCCAGATCGCCACGTCCGCGTCGCTTCTGACGCCGCTGCCGAGCATCGGGGTGGGCTGCAGGCCGATTCCCTCGCGTTCGCCGGGGGGATCCCACGTGAGCGAGAACACCGCGCCCCCGTCAGTCGCCACCTCGAACCCGTGGTCCACGGCGTCGAACCCGTCGAAGAGCCATGTCGGGTCGTTCCACTCCAGCTCCGCGTCGATGTTCCGAGGGCCGTCGTCAACTAGTCCGGGGTGCAGCTCGTGGCGGCGGTAGTCGAGAGTGAAGTAGCGGACAGCTCGGATGCGCGCGCCGACCAGCTCGTCGGCATCGCGGCGGCGCGCCTCCACCTCGGCGGCCGAGCCGGCCCAAGACCACACCCGCCCTTCTCCACGTGCCCCGACCTCCATGGCGCGAGTCTTGCAGGTCCTCTACCCATCGAAGCTCTGCCAGGTCCCCTCGGCGGCAGGTGCAACGACACGTACCTAAACGATCGTTTAGGTACATGTCTCACCGGGCTGACACCAGGGCTGTACGCCAGCGTGCCTCCACTCGCCACTGGCAGTGGCTCACTGTGGCCTCGGTTCCACCAGCGGTGACCGCAGCGCCGGGAGTCGGGCCTGGTCTCGTCGTGGTCGGTGTCCCGGGCTCATGGCGGCTCGCGCTGTCGACGGGTTCGGTCAGCTGTCGATGTCCTCGGTGGAGCAGCCGCCCTGCTCATCAGGTGCGTCCGTCCGCAGGGAGCAGTCGCTGGCCTGGTGGGCGTCGAGACCGCTGCGGATCCTCCGGGTGATGGCGTCGAGGGCCGTCCGTCCGGGCCCAGGGCTGAAGACCTGGCGGCACGGGTGGTGCGTTGACCGGTTGAGCCCGCCCTCGTTTCCGGCCACCACGGGGAACGTCGCCTGGAGGTGCGGGGTGCGGGTCGGCCAGGCGGTGGCGGGTCACGACACTCGGGCTCGCGCGACGACTCAGCGGGTGGCGATGCGGACCGATGAGACTGGCACCGGCTCTCACCGGTGCCGCCCCCGCCCTGGAGTCCTTGATGCTGCTGAAGAACCTCTCGATCGGTCGTCGTCTCGCGATCGGGTTCCTCGTGGTCGTCCTCGCGATGATCACCGTGACCGCGGTGGGGGTCACGCGGGTCGAGCAGATCCAGACGCGCCTGAGCACGATCAACGACCTGAACAGCGTCAAGCAGCGCTACGCCATCAACTTCCGCGGGAGCGTGCACGACCGTGCGATCGCCCTGCGCGACGTGGTGCTGGCGGGGTCGCCGGCCGACGTCGACCGCGAGGTCGCGCTGATCGAGAGCCTCGAGGCGGACTACGCCGACTCCGCGGTGCTCATGGCCGAGGTGTTCGCCGACCCGGCGAACGTCGGCGAGAAGGAGGTCGAGGCGCTCGCGCAGATCGAGCGCATCGAGGCGGAGACGATGCCGCTCGTCGACGAGGTCGTCGGGCTCCAGCGCGCGGGCGAGGGCGAGGCCGCCCTGGCGCTGCTCACCGAGGAGGCCAAGCCGCGGTTCGTCGAGTGGCTCGCGGCCATCAACGTGCTGATCGACCTCGAGGAGTCGATGAACCAGGCGGAGTCCGCGCAGGCCCGCAGCATCGCCGGCAGCTTCCTCATGACGATGGTGCTGCTGGCCGCGCTGGCCGCGCTGGCGGCGAGCGTCGTCGCGTGGCGGCTCACGCGAGGGATCACGCGACCGCTCGCCGCGGCCGTCGACGTGCTCGCGCACGTGGCCGACGGCGACCTGACACAACGGCTCGACGTGACGTCGAACGATGAGGTCGGCCGCCTCGCGCGCTCCCTGAACACCGCACTGGCCGCGGTAGGTGGTGCGCTCGGCTCGGT
The Cellulomonas sp. NS3 DNA segment above includes these coding regions:
- a CDS encoding VOC family protein, with product MERVTGVGGIFVAARDPERLARWYSLQLGVDPAPDSYEVSSWWQDAGPTVFAPIAHDGEHVAGPAHSWSLNFRVADLDAMVEQLRRNGVAVEVDPEVYPNGRFASLQDPEGNPLQLWQPEGADRRGPV
- a CDS encoding methyl-accepting chemotaxis protein, producing the protein MRLAPALTGAAPALESLMLLKNLSIGRRLAIGFLVVVLAMITVTAVGVTRVEQIQTRLSTINDLNSVKQRYAINFRGSVHDRAIALRDVVLAGSPADVDREVALIESLEADYADSAVLMAEVFADPANVGEKEVEALAQIERIEAETMPLVDEVVGLQRAGEGEAALALLTEEAKPRFVEWLAAINVLIDLEESMNQAESAQARSIAGSFLMTMVLLAALAALAASVVAWRLTRGITRPLAAAVDVLAHVADGDLTQRLDVTSNDEVGRLARSLNTALAAVGGALGSVAGSTQGLSALSGRIGELSGRIAEGAQESAAQADVVASAANEVSSNVHAVASGSEQMGASIREIAQSANEAAGVAQRAVDVVEITSATVSRLGDSSREIDAVVKTITTIAEQTNLLALNATIEAARAGEAGKGFAVVAGEVKELSQETARATEDISRRVEAIQADTRSAVAAIAEVASVIARMNDHQMTVASAVEEQNATTTEMNRGVAEAAAGSEQIAANITRVADVARATTDSVAESQRAADELASVSEELRGLVQQFRF